In Ascaphus truei isolate aAscTru1 chromosome 5, aAscTru1.hap1, whole genome shotgun sequence, one genomic interval encodes:
- the LOC142494751 gene encoding LOW QUALITY PROTEIN: melatonin receptor type 1A X2.0-like (The sequence of the model RefSeq protein was modified relative to this genomic sequence to represent the inferred CDS: inserted 2 bases in 2 codons; substituted 1 base at 1 genomic stop codon), whose translation CTQEHPGFLVDFEEEENRYPTWVVYTLTTVLVITISGDIVGNLLVITSTNKELWKTGNAFVVSLAVADLLVAFYPYSLVVLAIFKQGWRMGPVLCQLSGFIMGLSVINSIXTGIAINCXFYTCHSGWYHRLISSASIVCYVGQVWXLSVAAILQNLFVESLHYDPRIFSCTFTQSPSSLYTIAVVIFHFFLPIGVVSYCYLRIWALALNIQQRIRSDRHLQAQMWPYNIHGFITMFVVFVLFAVCWGPLNIIGLMVVICPSLGDSIPRWLFVASYFTA comes from the exons TGTACACAGGAACATCCTGGATTCCTGGTAGATTTCGAGGAAGAAGAAAACAGATATCCTACCTGGGTGGTCTACACTCTGACCACAGTCCTGGTCATAACCATCAGTGGAGACATTGTGGGCAACCTTCTGGTCATCACATCTACAAACAAGGAACTCTGGAAAACAG GCAATGCTTTTGTGGTCAGCTTGGCAGTGGCAGACTTGCTTGTGGCTTTTTATCCCTATTCACTGGTAGTCCTGGCAATCTTCAAGCAAGGCTGGCGGATGGGCCCCGTGCTTTGCCAGCTGAGTGGCTTCATCATGGGACTGAGCGTAATAAACTCAA TTACTGGGATTGCCATCAACTGCTAGTTCTATACCTGCCACAGTGGCTGGTATCATCGCCTGATCTCCAGTGCCAGCATTGTTTGCTATGTGGGGCAGGTCT GTTTGTCTGTGGCAGCCATCCTGCAAAATCTATTTGTGGAATCCCTACATTATGACCCCCGTATTTTCTCCTGCACTTTCACTCAGTCCCCCAGCTCACTGTACACCATTGCTGTGGTGATCTTCCATTTCTTTTTGCCCATTGGGGTGGTGAGCTACTGTTATCTCCGTATCTGGGCTCTGGCTTTGAACATCCAGCAGAGGATCAGGTCAGACAGACACCTCCAAGCCCAGATGTGGCCCTACAATATACATGGTTTTATCACCATGTTTGTGGTCTTTGTGCTCTTTGCAGTCTGCTGGGGACCATTGAACATCATTGGACTGATGGTGGTCATATGCCCATCATTAGGAGATTCCATTCCCCGCTGGCTCTTTGTAGCCAGTTACTTCACGGCATGA